The Streptomyces aurantiacus genome includes a region encoding these proteins:
- a CDS encoding PP2C family protein-serine/threonine phosphatase, giving the protein MSGTDPRSRAGRQQLLRVRGRSVAWVPPLLLLVAIAAVDSNTSGEFRIISWIVLVPGIAAAICGVGGTAGFAVLALVTYIEVDAAWPHQDQTGLPDFILVAVGGALATTACAVRVREERRMLHMQDVADTTRRTVLRPMPSPWAGLEHAAVYLAADSEARVGGDFYDIQPGPYGTRVLLGDVQGKGLPAVAAAAALLGTFREAGFHEASLAAVAERLEVRMGRHRQYVTDLGEDPEGEPARGVERFATALLVAFPPPGVPGGHIEVVNFGHEPPLVVGPSGVRVLPPGDGLPLGLGGLAGPDSGVPPVRRVPLAPDETLLLVTDGVTEARDADGVFFPLREHVVRAVAADPTAARPRHLVELVREGTLRHSTDRLADDTTIFAVRQAPAGAHQGPGEPPDRPGTPREG; this is encoded by the coding sequence GTGAGCGGCACGGACCCGCGCAGCCGCGCCGGGCGGCAGCAACTGCTCCGCGTGCGCGGGCGGAGCGTCGCCTGGGTGCCGCCCCTGCTGCTGCTCGTCGCCATCGCCGCGGTCGACAGCAACACCTCGGGAGAGTTCAGGATCATCTCCTGGATCGTCCTCGTGCCCGGCATCGCGGCGGCGATCTGCGGGGTCGGGGGCACGGCAGGCTTCGCCGTGCTCGCCCTCGTCACGTACATCGAGGTGGACGCCGCCTGGCCGCACCAGGACCAGACCGGGCTGCCCGACTTCATCCTCGTCGCGGTGGGCGGGGCACTGGCGACGACGGCGTGTGCCGTGCGGGTGCGGGAGGAGCGGCGGATGCTCCACATGCAGGACGTGGCCGACACGACCCGCCGTACCGTGCTGCGCCCCATGCCGTCCCCCTGGGCCGGGCTGGAGCACGCGGCCGTGTACCTGGCCGCCGACAGCGAGGCACGCGTCGGTGGCGACTTCTACGACATCCAGCCGGGGCCGTACGGCACGCGGGTGCTCCTCGGGGACGTCCAGGGCAAGGGCCTGCCCGCCGTCGCCGCGGCCGCCGCGCTGCTCGGCACGTTCCGCGAGGCCGGCTTCCACGAGGCGTCCCTGGCCGCTGTCGCCGAACGGCTGGAGGTGCGGATGGGCCGCCACCGGCAGTACGTGACGGACCTGGGCGAGGACCCGGAGGGGGAACCGGCGCGGGGCGTGGAGCGCTTCGCGACCGCGCTCCTCGTCGCGTTCCCGCCGCCGGGCGTCCCCGGAGGCCACATCGAGGTCGTCAACTTCGGGCACGAGCCCCCGCTGGTGGTCGGGCCGTCCGGGGTGCGGGTCCTGCCGCCCGGTGACGGCCTGCCGCTCGGTCTGGGCGGTCTTGCCGGGCCGGACTCGGGAGTCCCGCCGGTCCGCCGGGTGCCCCTCGCCCCCGACGAGACCCTGCTCCTCGTCACGGACGGGGTGACCGAGGCCCGTGACGCCGACGGCGTCTTCTTCCCCCTCCGCGAACATGTCGTCCGCGCCGTCGCCGCCGACCCCACGGCCGCCCGCCCCCGCCACCTGGTGGAGCTGGTCCGCGAGGGCACCCTCCGCCACAGCACGGACCGCCTCGCGGACGACACGACGATCTTCGCGGTGCGGCAGGCGCCCGCCGGGGCGCACCAGGGGCCCGGTGAACCGCCCGACCGGCCCGGAACACCCCGCGAGGGCTGA